In a genomic window of Mercenaria mercenaria strain notata chromosome 19, MADL_Memer_1, whole genome shotgun sequence:
- the LOC123542041 gene encoding uncharacterized protein LOC123542041 codes for MIFNVVKCTTNTNVYERTSNIFVQNTFSSVTTSSKVACCSYCDQLSDCKTVNYKKTSRECKLSREPLVAVSVNGQTDADWNAYSKDEWMLVFRATPGVGGDVFTAWTDGTSVTTDDVTCMTTDVTSCSQHYRNPIVDSWTTIGMSQVKFAFYKNNIEKAYIIFNATGSDVTNWFIQTRITESSWSTIASDSFNYFSIEGHAPSRRFFINRNYGGCPYDTAYAAVIIFKGFVCSHDDQDSYPQFLYADSATFGYPDSMTGMDRADVMAIFIK; via the exons ATGATATTCAACGTTGTTAAATGTACAACTAACACAAATGTGTACGAAAGGACAAGTAATATCTTTGTACAAAACACGTTTTCATCTGTTACAACTTCATCAAAAGTTGCATGCTGCAGTTACTGTGACCAGTTGTCCGATTGTAAGACTGTAAATTACAAGAAGACGTCAAGGGAATGTAAGTTGTCAAGGGAACCATTAGTTGCTGTTAGCGTAAATGGACAGACAGATGCAGACTGGAATGCATACAGTAAAGATG AATGGATGTTGGTATTTCGAGCTACACCTGGTGTTGGTGGTGACGTTTTTACTGCATGGACCGATGGTACTTCCGTAACAACTGATGATGTCACATGCATGACAACAGATGTCACTTCCTGTAGTCAACATTATCGCAACCCTATAGTAGATTCATGGACAACAATCGGAATGTCACAG GTTAAGTTCGCTTTCTATAAAAACAACATCGAAAAAGCTTACATCATATTCAATGCGACTGGAAGTGACGTCACAAACTGGTTTATTCAAACCAGAATTACTGAATCGTCATGGTCGACAATAGCATCAGACTCTTTTAATTACTTTTCTATAGAAGG aCACGCCCCAAGCAGGAGATTTTTCATTAACCGTAACTATGGAGGATGCCCGTACGACACCGCGTATGCCGCGGTGATCATATTCAAAGGTTTTGTTTGTTCACATGATGATCAAGATAGCTACCCCCAATTTCTGTATGCAGATTCAGCAACATTTGGATACCCTGATTCAATGACAG GAATGGATAGAGCAGATGTGATGGCCATATTCATTAAGTAG